AGGTGATGAGGCCCCGGAGGCTCGAATACACGACCACGGTCTCCTCGAAGTTGGTCGCCACGCCGCCCGACTCCGTGGGGGCCATGAAGACGGTCTCCGGGTTGTCGTCGTCGGCGATGGCGTAAGAAAGCCGGTAGCAGCCGGAACTGGCCGCCAGGGCGATCGTGCACGCGAGTGCGGGAAGCGAACGAGCCATGGCCACAGTTTAGCGTGTGGAAGGACCCACCTGGCGGTGACACGTGACCGAGTCGCTTGTAAGGCCCATTTCGCCGGGGTATTCTCGGTACGTGTTCAGGCATCTGGTCCCCGACGAAAGAATCGGTTCGGTCCTCGACATCGATCCCGCCGCGCTTTCCGCCCGTGGCATCAAGGGCCTGATCCTGGATCTCGACGACACCCTGGTCGAGCAGTTCGAGAAAGCGCCGGACGCCGGCATCTGCGACTGGATCGCGCGGGCCCGCGAGCGACTGGGGCTCGTGATCCTCTCCAACAACCGCCGGCGGTCCCGCGTGGCCCCATGCGCCGAGACCTTCGGCGTGCCGTACGTCCACCTGGCGCTCAAACCCCTGCTGGTTGGCTTCCGCCGGGCCGTGCGCATGCTGGGCGTGCGCCCGCACGAGGTGGCGGTCGTGGGAGATCAGCTCTTCACCGACGTCCTGGGCGGCAAGCGCCTGGGAGCCTACACCATCCTCGTGGATCCCTTGTCCCCCGAGCGGCGCCTGCTGCGCCGGCTCATGCGCCGCGCCGAGTCGGCGGTGCTGGGGCGCCGCCGCTACGGCACTTCTGCAGGAGGCTTCTAGGTTTGGGGACCAGTTCGCCCAACGGGCAGCCCGATTTCGAGGTGGCCGCGCGAGCGTGCCTCGGCGGCGGGCCCGGCGTCGGGTACGGCATCGTCCTGGGCAGCGGCCTGGCGGTGCTCGACGATCTCGAGGAACGCCACGACGTCGCCTACCGGGAGATCCCGGGCTTCCCGCAACCCACGGTCGAGGGCCACAAGGGCATCCTCTCGCTGGGCCGCGTGCCCGGCGGGGCGCGGGTGGCCATCGCGCGCGGCCGCTTCCACCTGTACGAAGGCCACGAACTGGCCGCCTCCACGTACCTGGTGCGCATGTTCCGCGCCCTGGGCGCGCACTCGGTCATCCTCACGAACGCCGCCGGCGGCCTGCACGGGGACTGGACGCCCGGCGATCTGATGCTGATGTCCGACCACCTCAACCTCACCGGGGGGTTCATGCTCGCCCCGCACCTGGTGCCCGCGGACCGGCACGTCTACGACATGGAGTGGCAGGCGGAGGTCCTAGCGGCGGCCGCCAGCGCCGGGGTCGCGATGCGCCGCGGCTGCTACGTCGGCCTGCTGGGCCCGAGCTACGAGACCGCCGCCGAGATCCGGTTCATGTTGCGTGCCGGCGCCGACGCGGTGGGGATGTCCACGGTGCTGGAAGCGTCGGCCGCCATCGACGCCGGCATGCGGGTCCTGGGGATTTCGTGCATCACCAACATCGCCGTGACCAACAAGGGCCTGGCCGAGACCAGCCACGCCGAGGTCGTCGACGTGGCCGGCAAGGCCTCCAGCCGCCTCGACCGGCTCCTGCGAGCGGTCTGCCTGGAGACCTAGGGCAGCCGCGATGGCGCAGACCAGGACGCCGGCGAAACGGCCGCCCACGGGAAGCCTGTCGCGGCGCCGCAAGCCCGAGCGCAAGCCCTGGGGGCCCTTCACCTACACCTTCGTCTTCCTCGCCGGGACCCTCTTCTTCGCGGGCGTGGGCGCCGCTCTGGGCGTCAGCTACGCCTTCGCCCGCCTGCCGGACGTGAGCACGCTGCAGAGTTACGTGCCGTTCGAGACGACGATGCTGTACGACGCCCGCAACCGCGTCGCCGCCAAGGTCCACGGCGAGGAGAACCGCATCGTCGTGCCACTCGGGGAGATCCCCCTGCCGGTGCGCAACGCCGTCGTGGCGGCCGAGGACGTGCGCTTCTACTTCCATCCCGGCGTGGATCTGCGCGGCATCATGCGCGCCCTGCTCAAGGACATCGCCGGGGGCCGGGCCGAGGAAGGGGCCAGCACGCTCACGCAGCAGCTTGCCAAGAATCTCTTCCTGACGCCCTCGAAGACCATCGCCCGCAAGCTTGCCGACGCCTGGCTCGCCATCCAGATCGAGCGCCGCTACAGCAAGGACCAGATCCTGGAGCTGTACCTCAACCAGGCGTACTGGGGCCACAACGCCTACGGCGTCGAGGCCGCCTCGCACGTCTACTTCAACAAGAGCGTGCGGCACCTGAACCTGGCGGAAGGCGCCTATCTGGCCGGCCTGCTGGGCGCGCCCGAGCGCTTCAGCCCGTATCGCAACCCCAAGCTTGCCAAGCAGAACCAGAAGGGCGTGCTGCGCAAGATGACGGAGGGCGGCTTCATCACGGCGTCGCAGTCCAAGGCCGCCCTGAACTTCCAGATCGCCTTCCCCAAGGAACCGCCGCGCAAGC
This genomic stretch from Candidatus Tanganyikabacteria bacterium harbors:
- a CDS encoding YqeG family HAD IIIA-type phosphatase, producing the protein MFRHLVPDERIGSVLDIDPAALSARGIKGLILDLDDTLVEQFEKAPDAGICDWIARARERLGLVILSNNRRRSRVAPCAETFGVPYVHLALKPLLVGFRRAVRMLGVRPHEVAVVGDQLFTDVLGGKRLGAYTILVDPLSPERRLLRRLMRRAESAVLGRRRYGTSAGGF
- a CDS encoding purine-nucleoside phosphorylase — its product is MGTSSPNGQPDFEVAARACLGGGPGVGYGIVLGSGLAVLDDLEERHDVAYREIPGFPQPTVEGHKGILSLGRVPGGARVAIARGRFHLYEGHELAASTYLVRMFRALGAHSVILTNAAGGLHGDWTPGDLMLMSDHLNLTGGFMLAPHLVPADRHVYDMEWQAEVLAAAASAGVAMRRGCYVGLLGPSYETAAEIRFMLRAGADAVGMSTVLEASAAIDAGMRVLGISCITNIAVTNKGLAETSHAEVVDVAGKASSRLDRLLRAVCLET